One genomic window of Glycine soja cultivar W05 chromosome 9, ASM419377v2, whole genome shotgun sequence includes the following:
- the LOC114368765 gene encoding putative pentatricopeptide repeat-containing protein At1g12700, mitochondrial isoform X2 translates to MLCMRHTPPIIQFNKILDSFAKMKHYSTAVSLSHRLELKGIQPDLFTLNILINCFCHMGQINFGFSLLTKILKMGYHPDTVTLTTLINGLCLKGQVKKALYFHDKLLAQGFQLDQVGYGTLINGVCKIGDTRAAIKLLKKIDGRLTKPDVVMYSTIIDALCKYQLVSEAYGLFSEMTAKGISADVVTYTTLIYGFCIVGKLKEAIGLLNEMVLKTINPDVYTYTILVDALCKEGKVKEAKSVLAVMLKACVEPDVITYSTLMDGYVLLYELRKAQHVFNAMSLMGVTPDVHTYTILVNGFCKNKMVDEALNLFKEMHQKNMVPGIVTYSSLIDGLCKSGRISYVWDLIDEMRDRGIPANVITYNSLIDGLCKNGHLDRAIALFNKMKDQGIRPCSFTFTILLDGLCKGGRLKDAQEVFQDLLTKGYHLNVYTYNVMINGHCKQGLLEEALTMLSKMEDNGCVPNAVTFEIIINALFKKDENDKAEKLLRQMIARGLL, encoded by the coding sequence ATGCTGTGTATGCGTCATACCCCACCCATCATCCAATTTAACAAGATTTTAGATTCCTTTGCAAAGATGAAGCACTATTCCACTGCTGTTTCCCTTTCTCACCGATTGGAACTCAAGGGAATTCAGCCTGACCTTTTTACTTTGAACATTCTCATTAATTGTTTCTGTCATATGGGTCAAATCAATTTCGGCTTCTCTTTATTGACCAAGATTCTCAAGATGGGTTACCATCCCGACACCGTAACCTTAACAACACTCATCAATGGTCTCTGTCTTAAGGGACAAGTCAAGAAAGCACTGTACTTTCACGACAAGCTATTAGCACAAGGATTTCAACTCGACCAAGTTGGTTATGGGACTTTGATCAATGGAGTATGTAAGATAGGAGACACAAGAGCTGCCATCAAGTTGCTGAAAAAGATTGATGGACGACTGACTAAACCTGATGTGGTAATGTACAGCACAATTATTGACGCCCTGTGCAAATATCAACTTGTAAGTGAGGCTTATGGTTTATTTTCTGAAATGACTGCCAAGGGAATTTCTGCTGATGTTGTCACTTATACTACTCTAATATATGGCTTCTGCATCGTGGGTAAGTTGAAAGAAGCAATTGgtttgttaaatgaaatggtatTGAAAACTATCAACCCAGATGTTTATACCTATACCATACTGGTTGATGCATTATGTAAAGAAGGAAAGGTGAAAGAAGCAAAAAGTGTGTTAGCTGTGATGCTGAAAGCATGTGTGGAACCTGATGTTATTACGTATAGTACTTTAATGGATGGATATGTCTTACTTTATGAATTGAGGAAGGCACAACATGTATTCAATGCCATGTCCCTAATGGGAGTGACTCCTGACGTTCACACTTACACGATCCTCGTTAACGGATTTTGTAAGAATAAAATGGTGGACGAGGCATTAAATCTCTTTAAGGAAATGCATCAGAAAAATATGGTTCCCGGTATAGTCACATACAGTTCTCTTATTGATGGTTTATGCAAATCAGGGAGAATATCTTATGTTTGGGATCTTATTGATGAGATGCGTGATAGAGGTATACCTGCAAATGTAATCACCTACAATTCCTTAATAGATGGATTATGCAAAAACGGTCATCTTGACAGGGCAATTGCATTGTTCAACAAAATGAAAGATCAGGGAATTCGACCGTGTTCATTCACATTCACTATACTTCTTGATGGACTATGTAAAGGTGGAAGACTTAAGGATGCACAAGAGGTTTTTCAAGATCTTTTGACTAAAGGATATCATCTCAATGTCTACACATACAATGTTATGATCAATGGGCATTGTAAACAGGGCCTGCTCGAGGAAGCATTGACCATGCTGTCAAAAATGGAAGACAATGGTTGCGTCCCTAATGCTGTTACTTTTGAAATTATCATCAATGCTCTCTTTAAAAAAGATGAGAATGATAAGGCAGAGAAACTTCTTCGACAAATGATTGCTAGAGGCTTGTTGTAA
- the LOC114368765 gene encoding putative pentatricopeptide repeat-containing protein At1g12700, mitochondrial isoform X1: MSFSRRLRFSVSPSIPHCSSFLQNSSHSHFHFQPPSIQNVDDAVSQFNRMLCMRHTPPIIQFNKILDSFAKMKHYSTAVSLSHRLELKGIQPDLFTLNILINCFCHMGQINFGFSLLTKILKMGYHPDTVTLTTLINGLCLKGQVKKALYFHDKLLAQGFQLDQVGYGTLINGVCKIGDTRAAIKLLKKIDGRLTKPDVVMYSTIIDALCKYQLVSEAYGLFSEMTAKGISADVVTYTTLIYGFCIVGKLKEAIGLLNEMVLKTINPDVYTYTILVDALCKEGKVKEAKSVLAVMLKACVEPDVITYSTLMDGYVLLYELRKAQHVFNAMSLMGVTPDVHTYTILVNGFCKNKMVDEALNLFKEMHQKNMVPGIVTYSSLIDGLCKSGRISYVWDLIDEMRDRGIPANVITYNSLIDGLCKNGHLDRAIALFNKMKDQGIRPCSFTFTILLDGLCKGGRLKDAQEVFQDLLTKGYHLNVYTYNVMINGHCKQGLLEEALTMLSKMEDNGCVPNAVTFEIIINALFKKDENDKAEKLLRQMIARGLL, from the coding sequence ATGTCATTCTCACGAAGGTTAAGGTTTTCTGTCTCTCCTTCCATTCCCCATTGTTCCTCTTTTCTTCAAAACTcctcacattctcactttcacTTTCAGCCCCCATCCATTCAAAATGTTGACGATGCCGTTTCCCAATTCAATCGCATGCTGTGTATGCGTCATACCCCACCCATCATCCAATTTAACAAGATTTTAGATTCCTTTGCAAAGATGAAGCACTATTCCACTGCTGTTTCCCTTTCTCACCGATTGGAACTCAAGGGAATTCAGCCTGACCTTTTTACTTTGAACATTCTCATTAATTGTTTCTGTCATATGGGTCAAATCAATTTCGGCTTCTCTTTATTGACCAAGATTCTCAAGATGGGTTACCATCCCGACACCGTAACCTTAACAACACTCATCAATGGTCTCTGTCTTAAGGGACAAGTCAAGAAAGCACTGTACTTTCACGACAAGCTATTAGCACAAGGATTTCAACTCGACCAAGTTGGTTATGGGACTTTGATCAATGGAGTATGTAAGATAGGAGACACAAGAGCTGCCATCAAGTTGCTGAAAAAGATTGATGGACGACTGACTAAACCTGATGTGGTAATGTACAGCACAATTATTGACGCCCTGTGCAAATATCAACTTGTAAGTGAGGCTTATGGTTTATTTTCTGAAATGACTGCCAAGGGAATTTCTGCTGATGTTGTCACTTATACTACTCTAATATATGGCTTCTGCATCGTGGGTAAGTTGAAAGAAGCAATTGgtttgttaaatgaaatggtatTGAAAACTATCAACCCAGATGTTTATACCTATACCATACTGGTTGATGCATTATGTAAAGAAGGAAAGGTGAAAGAAGCAAAAAGTGTGTTAGCTGTGATGCTGAAAGCATGTGTGGAACCTGATGTTATTACGTATAGTACTTTAATGGATGGATATGTCTTACTTTATGAATTGAGGAAGGCACAACATGTATTCAATGCCATGTCCCTAATGGGAGTGACTCCTGACGTTCACACTTACACGATCCTCGTTAACGGATTTTGTAAGAATAAAATGGTGGACGAGGCATTAAATCTCTTTAAGGAAATGCATCAGAAAAATATGGTTCCCGGTATAGTCACATACAGTTCTCTTATTGATGGTTTATGCAAATCAGGGAGAATATCTTATGTTTGGGATCTTATTGATGAGATGCGTGATAGAGGTATACCTGCAAATGTAATCACCTACAATTCCTTAATAGATGGATTATGCAAAAACGGTCATCTTGACAGGGCAATTGCATTGTTCAACAAAATGAAAGATCAGGGAATTCGACCGTGTTCATTCACATTCACTATACTTCTTGATGGACTATGTAAAGGTGGAAGACTTAAGGATGCACAAGAGGTTTTTCAAGATCTTTTGACTAAAGGATATCATCTCAATGTCTACACATACAATGTTATGATCAATGGGCATTGTAAACAGGGCCTGCTCGAGGAAGCATTGACCATGCTGTCAAAAATGGAAGACAATGGTTGCGTCCCTAATGCTGTTACTTTTGAAATTATCATCAATGCTCTCTTTAAAAAAGATGAGAATGATAAGGCAGAGAAACTTCTTCGACAAATGATTGCTAGAGGCTTGTTGTAA
- the LOC114368771 gene encoding auxin efflux carrier component 1-like gives MITLTDFYHVMTAMVPLYVAMILAYGSVKWWKIFSPDQCSGINRFVALFAVPLLSFHFIASNNPYEMNLRFLAADTLQKIIILVLLAVWSNITKRGCLEWAITLFSLSTLPNTLVMGIPLLKGMYGDFSGSLMVQIVVLQCIIWYTLMLFLFEFRGARMLISEQFPDTAASIVSIHVDSDVMSLDGRQPLETEAEIKEDGKLHVTVRKSNASRSDIFSRRSQGLSSTTPRPSNLTNAEIYSLQSSRNPTPRGSSFNHTDFYSMMAAGGRNSNFGASDVYGLSASRGPTPRPSNYDEDGGKPKFHYHAAGGTGHYPAPNPGMFSPSNGSKSVAANANAKRPNGQAQLKPEDGNRDLHMFVWSSSASPVSDVFGAHEYGGGHDQKEVKLNVSPGKVENNHRDTQEDYLEKDEFSFGNREMDREMNQLEGEKVGDGKPKTMPPASVMTRLILIMVWRKLIRNPNTYSSLIGLTWSLVSFKWNVEMPAIIAKSISILSDAGLGMAMFSLGLFMALQPRVIACGNSTAAFAMAVRFLTGPAVMAAASIAVGLKGVLLHVAIVQAALPQGIVPFVFAKEYNVHPDILSTAVIFGMLIALPITLVYYILLGL, from the exons ATGATCACCTTAACAGACTTCTACCATGTGATGACTGCAATGGTGCCACTCTATGTGGCCATGATACTAGCCTATGGCTCAGTGAAGTGGTGGAAGATTTTCTCCCCTGATCAATGCTCTGGCATCAACCGTTTTGTGGCACTCTTTGCAGTGCCTCTTCTCTCCTTCCACTTCATAGCCTCCAACAACCCTTATGAGATGAACCTGAGGTTCCTAGCTGCTGACACCCTTCAAAAGATCATAATACTAGTCCTCCTTGCAGTTTGGAGCAACATCACCAAAAGGGGTTGTTTGGAATGGGCCATAACCTTGTTCTCTCTCTCCACCCTCCCAAACACTTTGGTTATGGGCATCCCTTTGCTCAAAGGGATGTATGGTGACTTCTCAGGGAGCCTCATGGTGCAAATTGTGGTCCTCCAGTGCATCATTTGGTACACCTTGATGCTCTTCTTGTTTGAGTTTAGAGGTGCCAGAATGCTCATCTCTGAGCAGTTCCCTGACACTGCTGCCTCCATTGTCTCCATCCATGTGGACTCTGATGTCATGTCATTGGATGGAAGACAACCACTTGAGACTGAAGCTGAGATCAAGGAAGATGGTAAACTCCATGTCACTGTGAGGAAATCCAATGCTTCAAGATCAGACATCTTCTCTAGAAGGTCTCAGGGTCTCTCTTCCACCACTCCACGCCCTTCCAACCTTACCAATGCTGAGATATACTCTTTGCAATCCTCTAGGAACCCTACGCCGAGAGGCTCTAGTTTCAACCACACTGATTTCTACTCCATGATGGCTGCTGGTGGCAGGAACTCAAACTTTGGTGCCTCTGATGTTTATGGCCTTTCAGCTTCAAGAGGGCCAACTCCAAGGCCTTCTAACTATGATGAAGATGGTGGGAAGCCAAAGTTTCATTACCATGCTGCTGGTGGAACTGGGCACTACCCTGCACCTAACCCTGGCATGTTCTCTCCCTCTAATGGGTCCAAAAGTGTTGCTGCTAATGCTAATGCCAAGAGGCCTAATGGGCAGGCTCAGCTGAAGCCTGAGGATGGGAATAGGGACCTTCATATGTTTGTTTGGAGTTCAAGTGCTTCACCAGTTTCTGATGTGTTTGGTGCCCATGAGTATGGAGGAGGTCATGATCAGAAAGAAGTCAAATTGAATGTATCTCCAGGAaaag TGGAGAATAATCATAGAGACACTCAAGAAGACTACCTAGAGAAAGATGAGTTCAGCTTTGGTAATAGAGAAATGGACAGGGAGATGAATCAGCTTGAAGGTGAGAAGGTTGGAGATGGGAAACCAAAAACCATGCCTCCAGCAAGTGTGATGACAAGGCTTATATTGATTATGGTGTGGAGAAAACTCATCAGAAACCCCAACACCTACTCTAGCCTAATTGGTCTCACTTGGTCTCTTGTTTCATTCAa GTGGAATGTTGAGATGCCTGCCATAATAGCAAAGTCTATCTCCATATTGTCAGACGCAGGGCTTGGCATGGCCATGTTCAGTCTTG GTCTCTTCATGGCTTTGCAACCGAGGGTCATAGCATGTGGAAATTCCACAGCAGCTTTTGCCATGGCTGTGAGATTCCTTACAGGTCCAGCTGTCATGGCAGCTGCTTCCATTGCTGTTGGACTCAAAGGTGTTCTCCTACACGTTGCCATTGTTCAG